A window from Flavobacterium gyeonganense encodes these proteins:
- a CDS encoding peptide chain release factor 3, protein MSFLKEIQRRRTFGIISHPDAGKTTLTEKLLLFGGAIQEAGAVKNNKIKKGATSDFMEIERQRGISVSTSVLAFNYKDKKINILDTPGHKDFAEDTFRTLTAVDSVIVVIDVAKGVEEQTEKLVAVCRMRNIPMIVFINKLDREGKDAFDLMDEVEQKLGLKVTPLSFPIGMGYDFQGIYNLWEENINLFSGDSRKNIEETIAFSDVQNNPELDKIVGQKAADKLREELELIDEVYPKFERQDYLDGKIQPVFFGSALNNFGVRELLDCFVTIAPSPRPKDSETRLVDPAEEKMSGFVFKIHANMDPKHRDRLAFIKIVSGTFERNKPYYHVRQKKNLKFSSPNAFFAEKKEIVDISYPGDIVGLHDTGNFKIGDTLTEGELMSFKGIPSFSPEHFRYINNADPMKAKQLDKGIDQLMDEGVAQLFTLEMNNRKIIGTVGALQYEVIQYRLEHEYGAKCTYENFPVHKACWVKPNDPKSEEFKEFKRIKQKFLAHDKYGQLVFLADSDFTIQMTQSKYPNVKLFFTSEFE, encoded by the coding sequence ATGAGCTTTTTAAAAGAAATACAACGCAGAAGAACTTTTGGAATTATATCGCATCCAGATGCCGGTAAAACAACGCTAACAGAAAAATTATTACTTTTTGGAGGTGCAATTCAGGAAGCAGGCGCCGTAAAAAACAACAAAATAAAAAAAGGAGCAACGAGTGATTTCATGGAAATAGAGCGCCAAAGAGGTATTTCTGTTTCGACATCGGTACTTGCCTTTAATTATAAAGATAAAAAAATCAATATTCTTGATACACCCGGACACAAGGATTTTGCTGAAGATACTTTTAGAACTTTAACAGCTGTCGACAGTGTAATTGTAGTTATTGATGTTGCCAAAGGGGTCGAAGAACAAACTGAAAAATTAGTTGCAGTTTGTAGAATGCGTAACATTCCGATGATTGTTTTCATAAACAAGTTAGACCGTGAAGGTAAAGATGCTTTTGATCTAATGGATGAAGTAGAACAAAAGTTAGGATTAAAAGTTACACCTTTAAGTTTCCCTATCGGAATGGGGTATGATTTTCAGGGAATTTACAATTTATGGGAAGAAAACATCAATCTTTTTAGTGGGGACAGCCGTAAAAACATTGAAGAAACAATTGCTTTTTCTGATGTTCAGAACAATCCGGAATTAGATAAGATCGTAGGACAAAAAGCAGCTGATAAACTTCGTGAAGAATTAGAATTAATTGATGAAGTATACCCTAAATTTGAACGTCAGGATTATTTAGACGGAAAAATTCAGCCTGTATTTTTTGGTTCTGCGTTAAACAATTTTGGAGTTCGCGAGTTGTTGGATTGTTTCGTTACAATCGCACCATCACCAAGACCAAAGGATTCTGAAACCCGTTTAGTTGATCCTGCAGAAGAAAAAATGTCTGGTTTTGTTTTCAAAATCCATGCTAATATGGATCCAAAACATCGTGACCGATTAGCTTTTATTAAAATTGTTTCCGGAACATTTGAAAGAAACAAACCCTATTACCATGTTCGTCAGAAGAAAAACCTGAAATTTTCCAGCCCAAATGCTTTTTTTGCAGAGAAAAAAGAAATCGTAGATATTTCATATCCGGGAGATATTGTTGGACTTCATGATACAGGAAATTTCAAAATTGGTGACACTTTGACTGAAGGAGAATTAATGAGTTTCAAAGGAATTCCAAGCTTTTCTCCAGAACACTTTAGATACATCAACAATGCTGATCCGATGAAAGCAAAACAATTGGATAAAGGAATTGATCAATTGATGGATGAAGGTGTAGCCCAGTTGTTTACATTAGAAATGAATAATCGTAAGATTATCGGTACTGTTGGCGCACTACAATATGAAGTTATTCAATACCGTTTAGAACATGAATACGGTGCAAAATGTACCTATGAAAATTTCCCTGTTCACAAAGCATGTTGGGTAAAACCGAATGACCCAAAAAGTGAAGAATTCAAAGAATTTAAAAGAATCAAACAAAAATTTCTGGCTCATGACAAATATGGTCAATTGGTATTTTTAGCCGATTCTGACTTTACTATTCAAATGACTCAAAGCAAATATCCAAATGTAAAATTATTTTTTACATCTGAGTTTGAATAA
- the rplL gene encoding 50S ribosomal protein L7/L12 — MADLKQFAEQLVNLTVKEVNELATILKDEYGIEPAAAAVVVAAGGGEGAAEEAQTEFTVVLKEAGASKLAVVKLVKELTGLGLKEAKDVVDGAPSTVKEGVSKEEAEGLKKSLEEAGAVVELK; from the coding sequence ATGGCAGATTTGAAACAATTCGCAGAACAATTAGTTAACCTAACAGTTAAAGAAGTTAACGAATTAGCAACAATATTAAAAGACGAGTATGGTATCGAGCCTGCTGCTGCAGCTGTAGTAGTTGCTGCTGGTGGTGGAGAAGGTGCTGCTGAAGAAGCACAAACTGAATTTACAGTTGTATTAAAAGAAGCTGGTGCTTCTAAATTAGCAGTTGTAAAATTAGTTAAAGAACTTACAGGTTTAGGTCTTAAAGAAGCTAAAGATGTAGTTGATGGTGCTCCAAGTACTGTTAAAGAAGGTGTTTCTAAAGAAGAGGCTGAAGGTCTTAAAAAATCATTAGAAGAAGCTGGAGCTGTAGTTGAATTAAAATAA
- the rpoC gene encoding DNA-directed RNA polymerase subunit beta' yields the protein MMNNRNNKDKNPVKRFNKISIGLASPESILKESRGEVLKPETINYRTHKPERDGLFCERIFGPVKDFECACGKYKRIRYKGIICDRCGVEVTEKKVRRDRVGHINLVVPIAHIWYFRSLPNKIGYILGLPSKKLDMIIYYERYVVIQAGIAKNADGESLQRLDFLTEEEYLNILDTLPQENQYLDDLDPNKFVAKMGAECIMDLLARIDLDALSYELRHSANNETSKQRKTEALKRLQVVESFRESNENRENRPEWMIMKVVPVIPPELRPLVPLDGGRFATSDLNDLYRRVIIRNNRLKRLMEIKAPEVILRNEKRMLQESVDSLFDNTRKASAVKTESNRPLKSLSDSLKGKQGRFRQNLLGKRVDYSARSVIVVGPELKLYECGLPKDMASELYKPFVIRKLIERGIVKTVKSAKKIIDKKEPVVWDILENVIKGHPVLLNRAPTLHRLGIQAFQPKLIEGKAIQLHPLVCTAFNADFDGDQMAVHLPLGPEAILEAQLLMLASHNILNPANGAPITVPSQDMVLGLYYMTKERISTEDHIILGQDLTFYSAEEVNIALNEGRLELNARVKIRAKDFNDAGELVYKIIQTTAGRVLFNEVVPEAAGYINDVLTKKNLRDIIGHILSVTDVPTTAAFLDNMKDMGYKFAFRGGLSFSLGDIRIPEQKTKLIADAREQVEGISTNYNMGLITNNERYNQVIDVWTSANAQLTELAMKNIREDQQGFNSVYMMLDSGARGSKEQIRQLTGMRGLMAKPKKSTAGGGEIIENPILSNFKEGLSILEYFISTHGARKGLADTALKTADAGYLTRRLHDVSQDVIVNIEDCGTLRGVEVSALKKNEEIVESLGERILGRVALQDVINPLTNEVMVKSGEQITESIMRTIEASPVEKVEVRSPLTCEATKGICAKCYGRNLATGKMTQRGEAVGVIAAQSIGEPGTQLTLRTFHVGGVAGGISEESSIVTRFAGRLEIEDLKTVKGEDSEGNSVDIVVSRSTELKLVDEKTGIVLNTHNIPYGSSIFVNDGDTVAKGTVICKWDPYNGVIVSEFTGKIAYEDLEQGQTFMVEIDEQTGFQEKVISEARNKKLIPTLLVYGKEGELIRSYNLPVGAHLMVENGEKIKAGKVLVKIPRRSSKSGDITGGLPRITELLEARNPSNPAVVSEIDGVVSFGKIKRGNREIVIESKFGDIRKYLVKLSSQILVQENDFVRAGVPLSDGAITPDDILRIQGPAAVQQYLVNEIQEVYRLQGVKINDKHFEVVIRQMMRKVRVQDPGDTLFLEDQLIHTKDFIVQNDKLYGMKVVEDAGDSSVLKPGQIITPRELRDENSLLKRNDRNLVVARDVITATATPVLQGITRASLQTKSFISAASFQETTKVLNEAAVAGKVDDLEGLKENVIVGHRIPAGTGMREYDNTIVGSKDDYNEMMANKEEYIY from the coding sequence ATGATGAATAACAGAAACAATAAAGATAAGAATCCTGTAAAAAGATTTAATAAAATTTCTATTGGATTGGCTTCACCAGAATCTATCTTGAAAGAATCAAGAGGAGAGGTTTTAAAGCCAGAAACAATCAATTATAGAACTCACAAACCAGAGCGTGACGGACTTTTCTGCGAAAGAATCTTCGGACCAGTAAAAGATTTCGAATGTGCTTGTGGTAAGTATAAAAGAATTCGTTACAAAGGTATCATCTGTGACCGTTGTGGTGTTGAAGTTACTGAGAAAAAAGTACGTCGTGATAGAGTAGGACACATCAACCTTGTTGTGCCAATTGCTCATATCTGGTACTTCCGTTCTCTTCCAAACAAAATTGGTTATATACTTGGTCTTCCATCTAAGAAATTAGATATGATCATTTACTACGAAAGATACGTAGTAATCCAAGCTGGTATTGCTAAAAATGCAGATGGAGAATCTTTACAAAGATTAGATTTCTTAACTGAAGAAGAATATTTGAATATTTTAGATACTCTTCCACAAGAAAACCAATATTTAGATGATTTAGATCCTAATAAATTTGTTGCCAAAATGGGAGCAGAGTGTATTATGGATTTATTAGCTCGTATTGACTTAGATGCTTTATCTTATGAATTAAGACACAGCGCTAACAACGAAACATCTAAACAACGTAAAACTGAAGCTTTAAAAAGATTACAAGTTGTTGAGTCTTTCCGTGAGTCTAACGAAAACCGCGAAAATCGTCCAGAATGGATGATTATGAAAGTGGTTCCAGTTATCCCACCAGAATTACGTCCACTTGTACCACTTGACGGAGGTCGTTTTGCAACTTCAGATTTGAACGACTTATACCGTCGTGTAATCATTCGTAACAACCGTTTGAAAAGATTAATGGAGATTAAAGCTCCAGAAGTTATCTTAAGAAACGAAAAACGTATGCTACAAGAATCTGTAGATTCATTATTTGATAACACTCGTAAAGCTTCTGCTGTTAAAACAGAATCTAACAGACCATTAAAATCATTATCTGATTCCTTAAAAGGTAAGCAAGGACGTTTCCGTCAAAACTTACTTGGAAAACGTGTGGATTATTCTGCTCGTTCGGTAATTGTTGTTGGTCCAGAGTTGAAATTATATGAGTGCGGATTGCCAAAAGATATGGCATCTGAGTTATACAAACCTTTCGTTATCCGTAAATTGATTGAAAGAGGTATTGTAAAAACAGTAAAATCTGCTAAGAAAATCATAGACAAAAAAGAGCCGGTAGTTTGGGATATCTTAGAAAATGTAATTAAAGGACACCCAGTATTACTGAATCGTGCTCCTACTTTGCACAGACTTGGTATTCAAGCTTTCCAGCCAAAATTAATTGAAGGAAAAGCGATCCAGTTACACCCATTAGTATGTACGGCATTCAACGCCGATTTCGATGGTGACCAGATGGCGGTTCACTTACCATTAGGACCAGAGGCTATTTTAGAGGCTCAATTATTAATGTTGGCTTCTCACAATATCTTAAACCCTGCAAATGGTGCACCAATTACTGTACCTTCTCAGGATATGGTCTTGGGTCTATATTATATGACCAAAGAGCGTATTTCGACAGAAGATCACATTATTTTAGGTCAGGATTTGACTTTCTACTCTGCTGAAGAAGTAAACATTGCATTAAACGAAGGAAGATTAGAATTGAATGCTCGTGTGAAAATTAGAGCAAAAGATTTTAATGACGCTGGAGAATTAGTGTACAAAATTATTCAAACAACTGCAGGACGTGTATTATTTAATGAAGTAGTACCTGAAGCAGCTGGATATATCAATGATGTATTGACTAAGAAAAACCTTAGAGATATTATCGGACACATTTTAAGTGTGACTGATGTACCTACAACGGCAGCTTTCTTGGACAATATGAAAGATATGGGTTATAAATTCGCATTTAGAGGAGGTTTATCGTTCTCTTTAGGTGATATTAGAATCCCAGAACAAAAAACGAAGTTAATTGCAGATGCCAGAGAGCAGGTTGAAGGTATCTCAACTAACTATAACATGGGTCTTATCACAAATAACGAGCGTTACAACCAAGTTATTGACGTATGGACTTCTGCGAATGCTCAGTTAACAGAATTAGCAATGAAAAATATTAGAGAAGACCAACAAGGTTTCAACTCTGTATATATGATGCTTGATTCTGGAGCGAGGGGTTCTAAGGAGCAGATTCGTCAGTTAACAGGTATGCGTGGTTTGATGGCTAAGCCTAAAAAATCTACTGCCGGTGGTGGTGAGATTATTGAGAACCCGATTCTTTCTAACTTTAAGGAAGGTCTTTCAATCCTTGAGTACTTTATTTCTACTCACGGTGCTCGTAAAGGTCTTGCGGATACGGCTCTTAAAACGGCCGATGCTGGTTACTTAACAAGAAGGCTTCATGACGTTTCTCAAGATGTTATTGTTAACATCGAAGATTGTGGAACTCTTAGAGGTGTTGAAGTATCTGCATTGAAGAAAAATGAGGAAATCGTTGAATCATTAGGAGAGAGAATTTTAGGACGTGTTGCATTACAAGACGTTATTAATCCTCTTACAAACGAAGTAATGGTTAAATCTGGAGAGCAAATCACGGAATCAATCATGAGAACAATAGAAGCTTCTCCAGTTGAAAAAGTAGAGGTTAGATCTCCATTAACTTGTGAAGCGACAAAAGGTATTTGTGCTAAATGTTACGGTAGAAACTTAGCTACCGGTAAGATGACACAAAGAGGTGAAGCTGTTGGGGTAATTGCAGCCCAGTCTATTGGTGAGCCAGGTACTCAGTTGACACTACGTACGTTCCACGTTGGAGGGGTTGCTGGAGGTATTTCTGAAGAATCTAGTATTGTTACAAGATTCGCAGGTAGACTTGAAATTGAAGATTTAAAAACAGTAAAAGGAGAAGACAGCGAAGGAAACTCTGTTGATATCGTAGTTTCACGTTCAACGGAGTTGAAATTGGTTGATGAGAAAACCGGAATTGTTTTAAATACGCATAACATTCCTTACGGATCTAGTATTTTTGTTAATGATGGAGATACTGTTGCAAAAGGAACTGTAATCTGTAAATGGGATCCATATAATGGTGTAATTGTTTCTGAATTTACTGGTAAGATTGCTTACGAGGACTTAGAACAAGGACAAACATTCATGGTTGAAATTGATGAGCAGACTGGTTTCCAGGAAAAAGTAATTTCTGAGGCCAGAAATAAAAAATTAATCCCAACTTTATTGGTTTACGGTAAAGAAGGTGAATTGATTCGTTCGTACAACTTGCCAGTAGGTGCACACTTAATGGTTGAGAATGGCGAGAAAATTAAGGCTGGTAAAGTCTTGGTTAAAATTCCACGTCGTTCTTCTAAATCTGGTGATATCACAGGAGGTTTACCAAGAATTACAGAGTTATTAGAAGCGCGTAATCCTTCGAATCCAGCTGTAGTTTCTGAGATCGATGGTGTTGTTTCTTTTGGAAAAATCAAAAGAGGTAACCGTGAGATTGTTATCGAATCTAAATTTGGAGACATTAGAAAATATCTTGTAAAATTATCAAGTCAAATCCTTGTTCAGGAAAATGACTTTGTAAGAGCGGGTGTTCCATTGTCTGATGGTGCTATTACTCCGGATGATATCTTAAGAATTCAAGGACCTGCTGCTGTTCAACAGTACTTGGTAAATGAAATTCAGGAAGTGTACCGTTTGCAAGGGGTAAAAATTAATGATAAGCACTTTGAGGTAGTTATTCGTCAGATGATGCGTAAAGTAAGAGTTCAGGATCCGGGAGATACTTTATTCTTAGAAGATCAATTGATTCATACTAAAGATTTTATCGTCCAAAATGATAAGTTATATGGTATGAAAGTGGTTGAAGATGCCGGAGATTCTTCTGTATTGAAACCAGGTCAGATTATTACACCTCGTGAATTGCGTGATGAAAATTCATTATTGAAACGAAATGATAGAAATCTTGTAGTAGCAAGAGACGTAATTACAGCAACTGCAACGCCAGTTCTTCAGGGTATTACAAGAGCTTCATTACAAACTAAATCATTTATTTCTGCGGCTTCATTCCAGGAGACAACGAAAGTACTTAACGAAGCTGCAGTAGCTGGTAAAGTAGATGACTTAGAAGGATTAAAAGAAAATGTAATTGTTGGTCACAGAATTCCTGCGGGAACTGGTATGAGAGAATACGATAATACAATCGTAGGTTCTAAGGATGATTACAATGAAATGATGGCAAATAAAGAAGAATATATTTATTAA
- the rplJ gene encoding 50S ribosomal protein L10 produces MTREEKSIAIENLTAQLAGTNIIYVSDISGLNAETTSNLRRACFKAGIKLEVVKNTLLAKAMEASANDYGDLPKVLTGNSAIFISDVANAPGKIIKDFRKKSDKPLLKGAYINSEVYIGDNQLDALATIKSKEELLGELIGLLQSPAQRIISALQNKFAGSEEETEA; encoded by the coding sequence ATGACTAGAGAAGAAAAATCAATCGCGATTGAAAATTTAACTGCGCAGTTAGCTGGTACAAATATCATTTATGTATCTGATATTTCTGGTTTAAACGCAGAAACAACTTCAAACTTACGTAGAGCTTGTTTTAAAGCAGGTATCAAATTAGAAGTTGTAAAGAACACTTTGCTTGCAAAAGCAATGGAAGCTTCTGCTAATGATTATGGTGATTTACCTAAAGTATTGACTGGTAACAGTGCTATATTTATTTCTGATGTTGCTAATGCACCTGGAAAAATTATCAAAGATTTCCGTAAGAAATCTGATAAACCACTTTTAAAAGGGGCTTACATCAATTCTGAAGTATACATTGGAGATAATCAACTAGATGCATTAGCTACAATTAAATCTAAAGAAGAGTTACTAGGAGAACTTATTGGATTATTACAATCTCCGGCTCAAAGAATTATTTCTGCTTTACAAAACAAATTCGCTGGTAGCGAAGAAGAAACTGAAGCATAA
- a CDS encoding DUF3467 domain-containing protein, which translates to MSNPKQQEQINIELDETIAEGIYSNLAIINHSSSEFVLDFVNIMPGTPKAKVKSRIVLTPQHAKRLLRAIGENIHRFEAAHGEIKETEQAPIPLNFGPAGQA; encoded by the coding sequence ATGAGTAATCCGAAACAACAAGAACAAATCAACATTGAGTTAGATGAAACCATTGCAGAAGGGATTTATTCTAATCTTGCTATTATCAATCACTCATCATCTGAATTTGTTTTAGATTTTGTAAATATTATGCCGGGTACTCCTAAAGCAAAAGTAAAGTCAAGAATTGTACTGACTCCACAGCATGCTAAAAGATTATTAAGAGCTATTGGTGAAAATATTCATCGATTTGAAGCAGCCCATGGTGAAATCAAAGAAACTGAACAAGCGCCAATTCCGCTTAATTTTGGTCCGGCAGGACAAGCATAA
- the rpoB gene encoding DNA-directed RNA polymerase subunit beta, producing the protein MITNQTERLNFASTKNIPDYPDFLDVQVKSFKDFFQLETKSDERGNEGLYNTFMENFPITDTRNNFVLEFLDYFVDPPRYTIQECIERGLTYSVPLKARLKLYCTDPEHEDFETIVQDVYLGTIPYMTPSGTFVINGAERVVVSQLHRSPGVFFGQSFHANGTKLYSARVIPFKGSWIEFSTDINSVMYAYIDRKKKLPVTTLFRAIGFERDKDILEIFDLAEEIKVSKTGIKKYIGRRLAARVLNTWHEDFVDEDTGEVVSIERNEIILDRDTIIDKDNVEEIIDSNVKSILLHKEDNNQADYAIIHNTLQKDPTNSEKEAVEHIYRQLRNAEPPDEETARGIIDKLFFSDQRYNLGEVGRYRMNKKLDLDIPMDKQVLTKEDIITIVKYLIELINSKAEIDDIDHLSNRRVRTVGEQLSQQFGVGLARMARTIRERMNVRDNEVFTPIDLINAKTLSSVINSFFGTNQLSQFMDQTNPLAEITHKRRLSALGPGGLSRERAGFEVRDVHYTHYGRLCPIETPEGPNIGLISSLGVYAKVNGMGFIETPYRKVTNGVVDLESTPVYLSAEEEEGKMIAQANIEMDATGKITASNVIAREEGDFPVVEPSVVHYTDVAPNQIASISASLIPFLEHDDANRALMGSNMMRQAVPLIRPEAPIVGTGLERQVASDSRVLINAEGHGTVEYVDANIITIKYDRTEDERMVSFDADEKTYNLIKFRKTNQGTSINLKPIVRKGDRVIPGQVLSEGYATQNGELALGRNLKVAFMPWKGYNFEDAIVISEKVVRDDIFTSIHVDDYSLEVRDTKLGNEELTNDIPNVSEEATKDLDENGMIRIGAEVKPGDILIGKITPKGESDPTPEEKLLRAIFGDKAGDVKDASLKASPSLHGVVLDKKLFARAVKDKRKRTQDKDALGALEMEFETKFVELKDRLVEKLFLIVNGKTSQGVMNDLGEEVLPKGKKYTQKMLYAVEDFAHLSKGQWVADDATNKMVNDLIHNYKIKLNDLQGALRREKFTITVGDELPSGILKLAKIYIAKKRKLKVGDKMAGRHGNKGIVARIVRHEDMPFLEDGTPVDIVLNPLGVPSRMNIGQIYETVLGWAGMNLGRKFATPIFDGASLDEINALTDEANVPRFGHTYLYDGGTGERFAQKATVGVIYMLKLGHMVDDKMHARSIGPYSLITQQPLGGKAQFGGQRFGEMEVWALEAYGASSTLREILTVKSDDVIGRAKTYEAIVKGETMPEPGLPESFNVLMHELKGLGLDLRLEE; encoded by the coding sequence ATGATAACAAATCAGACTGAAAGATTGAATTTTGCCTCTACAAAAAATATTCCTGACTATCCGGATTTTCTAGATGTACAGGTTAAATCTTTTAAGGATTTCTTCCAATTGGAAACGAAATCTGACGAAAGAGGCAACGAAGGGTTATACAACACCTTCATGGAAAATTTCCCAATTACAGATACAAGAAATAACTTTGTATTGGAATTCCTAGATTATTTTGTTGACCCACCACGTTATACAATTCAAGAATGTATAGAGAGAGGTCTTACGTACAGTGTGCCTTTAAAAGCTAGGTTAAAACTATATTGTACAGATCCAGAACACGAAGATTTTGAAACAATTGTACAAGATGTTTATCTTGGAACAATTCCTTACATGACTCCGAGTGGTACTTTTGTAATAAATGGTGCCGAGCGTGTTGTAGTATCTCAATTACACCGTTCTCCAGGGGTTTTCTTTGGACAATCATTCCACGCAAACGGAACTAAACTTTATTCTGCCAGAGTAATTCCTTTTAAAGGATCTTGGATAGAATTTTCTACAGATATCAACAGCGTTATGTACGCTTATATCGATAGAAAGAAAAAATTACCTGTAACAACTTTATTCCGTGCAATCGGATTCGAAAGAGATAAGGATATCCTTGAAATTTTCGACTTAGCAGAAGAAATTAAAGTTTCTAAAACTGGTATTAAGAAATATATTGGAAGAAGACTTGCTGCACGTGTATTGAACACATGGCACGAGGATTTCGTAGATGAGGATACTGGAGAGGTTGTTTCTATCGAGCGTAACGAAATCATCCTTGATCGTGATACTATTATCGATAAAGATAATGTTGAAGAGATCATCGATTCTAACGTTAAATCTATCTTGTTGCATAAAGAGGATAACAACCAGGCAGATTATGCTATTATCCACAACACGTTACAAAAAGATCCAACAAACTCTGAAAAAGAAGCTGTAGAGCACATTTACCGTCAGTTGCGTAACGCTGAACCGCCTGATGAGGAAACTGCTCGTGGTATTATAGATAAATTATTCTTCTCTGATCAACGTTATAACTTAGGTGAAGTTGGTCGTTACAGAATGAACAAAAAATTAGATTTAGATATCCCTATGGATAAGCAAGTGCTTACCAAAGAAGATATCATTACAATCGTTAAATATTTGATCGAGTTGATCAACTCTAAAGCAGAGATTGATGATATTGATCACTTATCAAACCGTCGTGTTAGAACAGTTGGAGAACAATTGTCTCAACAATTCGGTGTTGGTTTAGCACGTATGGCTAGAACTATTCGTGAGAGAATGAACGTTAGAGATAACGAGGTGTTTACACCAATTGATTTGATCAATGCTAAAACATTATCATCAGTTATCAACTCTTTCTTTGGTACTAACCAGTTATCTCAATTTATGGACCAAACGAATCCATTAGCTGAGATTACACACAAACGAAGACTTTCTGCCCTTGGACCTGGTGGACTTTCGAGAGAGAGAGCTGGATTTGAGGTTCGTGACGTTCACTATACACACTATGGTCGTTTATGTCCGATTGAAACTCCAGAGGGACCAAACATTGGTTTGATTTCATCTCTTGGTGTTTATGCAAAAGTAAACGGAATGGGATTCATCGAAACTCCATACCGTAAAGTAACTAATGGTGTAGTTGATTTAGAAAGTACTCCAGTTTACTTAAGTGCTGAAGAAGAAGAAGGTAAAATGATTGCTCAGGCAAACATAGAGATGGATGCTACAGGTAAAATTACAGCTAGCAATGTTATTGCTCGTGAGGAAGGTGACTTCCCGGTTGTTGAACCATCAGTAGTTCATTATACAGATGTTGCACCAAACCAGATTGCTTCTATTTCTGCGTCATTGATTCCTTTCTTGGAGCATGATGATGCGAACCGTGCGTTGATGGGATCAAACATGATGCGTCAGGCAGTTCCTTTGATCCGTCCTGAAGCACCAATTGTAGGTACAGGTTTAGAGCGTCAGGTAGCTTCAGATTCAAGAGTATTAATCAATGCTGAAGGGCATGGAACTGTTGAATATGTTGATGCAAATATCATTACTATTAAATACGATCGTACAGAAGACGAGAGAATGGTTAGTTTTGATGCTGATGAGAAAACATACAACCTTATTAAATTTAGAAAAACCAATCAAGGTACAAGTATTAACTTGAAACCAATCGTAAGAAAAGGTGACAGAGTTATTCCTGGACAAGTATTATCAGAAGGATATGCTACTCAAAATGGTGAATTAGCTTTAGGTAGAAACTTAAAAGTTGCGTTCATGCCATGGAAAGGGTACAACTTCGAGGATGCGATTGTAATTTCTGAAAAAGTAGTTCGTGATGATATTTTTACTTCTATTCACGTTGATGATTATTCATTAGAGGTTAGAGATACTAAGTTAGGAAATGAAGAGTTAACAAACGATATTCCTAACGTTTCTGAAGAAGCTACTAAAGATTTAGATGAAAACGGTATGATTAGAATTGGAGCAGAGGTTAAACCTGGCGACATTTTGATCGGAAAAATTACACCAAAAGGAGAATCAGATCCTACTCCGGAAGAGAAATTGCTTCGTGCAATCTTCGGGGATAAAGCAGGTGATGTAAAAGATGCTTCATTAAAAGCTTCTCCATCTTTACATGGTGTAGTTCTTGACAAAAAATTATTTGCAAGAGCCGTAAAAGATAAACGTAAACGTACTCAGGATAAAGATGCTTTAGGTGCTTTAGAAATGGAATTCGAAACTAAATTTGTTGAATTAAAAGACAGATTGGTTGAAAAATTATTCTTGATCGTTAACGGAAAAACATCTCAAGGTGTAATGAATGATTTGGGTGAAGAAGTTTTACCAAAAGGAAAAAAATATACTCAAAAAATGCTTTACGCAGTAGAAGATTTTGCTCACTTAAGTAAAGGTCAATGGGTTGCTGATGACGCTACAAATAAAATGGTTAATGATTTAATTCATAACTATAAAATTAAGCTGAACGACTTACAAGGAGCTTTAAGAAGAGAGAAGTTTACTATTACAGTTGGAGATGAATTACCATCTGGAATCTTGAAATTGGCTAAAATCTATATCGCTAAAAAACGTAAGTTAAAAGTTGGTGATAAAATGGCAGGACGTCACGGTAACAAAGGTATTGTTGCAAGAATCGTTCGTCATGAAGATATGCCTTTCTTAGAAGATGGAACGCCGGTAGACATCGTATTGAATCCACTTGGGGTACCTTCACGTATGAACATTGGTCAGATTTATGAGACTGTTCTTGGATGGGCTGGTATGAACTTGGGTAGAAAATTTGCTACTCCAATTTTTGACGGTGCTTCTCTTGACGAAATCAATGCTTTGACTGATGAAGCTAACGTACCACGTTTTGGACATACTTATCTTTATGATGGTGGAACTGGAGAGCGTTTTGCACAAAAAGCAACTGTGGGTGTAATTTACATGCTTAAATTAGGACACATGGTTGATGATAAGATGCACGCACGTTCTATCGGACCATACTCACTGATTACGCAGCAACCACTTGGAGGTAAGGCTCAATTTGGAGGTCAGCGTTTTGGAGAGATGGAGGTTTGGGCACTTGAGGCTTATGGAGCTTCTAGTACTTTACGTGAAATCTTAACTGTTAAGTCTGATGACGTTATTGGTAGAGCTAAAACTTACGAAGCTATCGTTAAGGGTGAAACTATGCCAGAACCAGGTTTACCAGAATCATTCAATGTATTAATGCACGAATTGAAAGGTCTAGGATTAGATCTTCGTTTGGAAGAATAA